The Coccinella septempunctata chromosome X, icCocSept1.1, whole genome shotgun sequence nucleotide sequence ATAGCTGTTTGGATTCATTAGATACTTATATCTAATGTTACCTgttcataattgaaaaattatattgataGGCAGATGGAAGATTTTCTGTCGATTCTCTGTGATAATTGaacaaattttctttcattgaaAGGAATTTCTATATTATTTTCCTCATGAGAAAATGTTgtataaaatatgaaatgacAACCGTTTTCCTGTAATTTTTTTAAGGCTATATCTATAAGCCAAACGAGCCATGTTATTATTCATAGTTACCCTAATGGTTAGCTGTGATATACCATACAAcgtttttcgaatttccattACGCCGAAAATACTAAAGCTGAGCTATCAAGAAAAAAGTGTTATATAAAGTGACGATTGAGCAATACAAAATTCCAATTTCAATTTTCGAACACTTTCCAAAATGAATATCGGTCAATAATAAAATATGTGTGCAAACAGAAtgaaaataagttggacgttatgtTAACCATATTAttctttattaaaaaaaatccacACCTATTGAAAATCTAATGTGACATGTTCAATAGGTACCCATTGAAGTGCTTGATATGGGTATACAAATGTTGGTAAAACCAACAAATGTGTTGGATGTCATTTTTCGGTTATGTGAATCCTAAATTATAGATAGAATCTATctttcgtagagtggtttgaaaAAAATCGCGACACGGAGTAGGGAATTTTTTGTTTAATCGAATAATGTATAATCTGATGGAACACTGACGTGTAAAAATCCATAGTGATATTTCTAGAAGCATACTGAATTAAAAACTGAATGCCAATAGCGAATCATCTGATTTTTCGAATTAATGCAAGATGATAACCTCGTGCAAACTTTTGATCTTTCCGTATAGTTTTCGCTGAGTTTCCAAATTTCTGGTCTATATAAGCTGGAACAATTCTTTCCAATCCACACTTCAACCGATTGGGATGGTCGGTTTCAATATGCGGTCACAATATTTAATCTGTTTCTTGGGTGAgtacaaaaataatattttattaattaattcaaGACTTAAAAAATATAACATGTCTACCTCTCATCactttgaatttaatttttcttaATATTATTGACTAGTTCACACTTCATTGGACGAAAATTCATCGAGATTTTCTAATAATTTCCAGTGGGCTTGGCCCTTGCTCAACAAAACAATCCGGCATGGAAAGGAAACACAGAATATACTTATGAAGTTTATGGAAGATCTTTGGCTAGTTTCAATGGAATTTCTGACGATTATACCGGAATAGTTTTACGTGCAAAACTCTTGGTTCAACCTCACGGCAGCGACAAACTCAGATGTCAAGTAAGCCAACCTGAATATGCCGAAATTCAGACTACCCTTCCGGAAGGATGGATGTCTAAACTTCCTGAAGGCAAACTCAGCTACAGGCCTCTGAAGATGACAGACAAACCCTTCGAAATAGTGCTCAAAAACGGTGTTGTCAGAGACCTGATCGTAGAAAAGGAAGTTCCACAATGGGAGGCTAACATCATTAAGAGTCTAGTAAGTCAATTCCAATTGGACACTAAAGCAGAAAATGCCGTCCCATCGCATTTCAACGTTCTTCCTAAACATGGATCTAACAACGCTGTGTTCAAAACAGTCGAAGATACAGTGACTGGAGTTACTGAAACTAGCTACGACATTCACCCAATGCCAGAGTACATATTGCAGTCCGAGCCTCATCTTGCACCCTTCCCTCACCTTAAAGGAGATGGTAACATTATTGAGATAATCAAAAATAAGAATTACACTGAAGGACACAAGCTTCCTGCATATTTCGCAAATCTTGGAAAAGCCGGAAAATGGAGGCCAACTGCTAACCAATTTGGTGTCTTACATAGAAACTCTCTCTCTCGAGCTGTAATAACAGGTACCCTACAGAGATTCACAATCCAGTATTCCGAAACATCGAATGAAATTGTCATTCCTCTGAAACATCTCACTAAAGGATCAGTGAACAGCATGATGAGAATAAAATTAGTTAACGCTGAACAGCAAAGTTCTCCATTGCCTACCCTGTCTTCTCCAGTCCACACTGGAAGCCTTGTATACAAATACCAAAAAGAAGAATATAACGGTCGCGTCAGCGAAGGAAACACCTTCGAACCTTCGAAGTAcatggaaaaaatggaaaactcCGAATATAGCCAAGAGTACTACCAACACAAGAGACATCCACGATCTCTTTCGAAGGACATCGAATCATCTGAAAATTCTGTTGAATCCCAGGAAGACTGGACCGTCACCAAAGCTAAACTGAACCATTATTCTTATGCCCCGATGCTTCCTTTGTCTATTGGATACAAGGGTCTTTCTATCAGACATGCTCCTGGAATGCAACTTGTTGACAAAGCTTGTAGTATCGCCGAAAAAATCGCATCAGACCTTGACAAACCTCAGGAAATGCCTAAAAAACAAACTTTGGTTAGATTCATCACTCTGACATCAATTCTTCGTATCATGGACGATCAAGAATTGAAACAGGCTGCCCAAAGGTTGTACACCAAAGAAACTCAAGGACATAAATATAATTCCTGGGTTGTCTTCCGTGACTCTGTTGCTGAAACCGGCACTGGACCAGCTTTCATGTTGATCAAATACTACATCGAGTCCGACAAGATCCGAGGTAATGAAGCTGCTGAAGTTATTTCAACCGTGGGTGGAGCTGTCAGACAACCGTCCGAAGAATACATGAGAGCCTTTTATGAATTGGTCAAAAAACAACTTGTTAACCAAAAGGATACGTCAATGTTGAATGAAACTATGCTCTTCACTTTCAGTGAACTTGTCCACGATGTTTACGTAAACAGGAACTTCTCTCACAGGCAATATCCGACCCATATTTACGGAAAATTCTACACAACAGCTGGCAGAAAATTCGTTCAAGACGAAGTTATTCCATATTTCACTGAACAATTGAAAGAATCGATTACCAACGGTGATTCCCGCAAAATAAATGCTTACATCCGTGCCTTAGGACAAATTGGAGATCGCCAGATCATCTACTCTTACGAACCCTTCTTGGAAGGAAAGGTGCCATGCTCCCAATTCCAAAGGTTGCTTATGGTCTTGTCATTGAGACAAGTGGCTAGAGTTCACCCCAAAACTGTTGGAGCAGTGCTATACAAAATTTACCAGAACATCGGGGAAACCACCGAAATGAGAGTTGCAGCCGTTTACATGTTAATGCACACATCACCTTCCGCTGACATGCTTCAACGTATTGCCAAATACACCAAAATCGAATCTAACCACCGTGTGTGCGCTGCAGTTAAATCAGCAATCAAATCTGCCGCCAGTCTTGAGGGACGTGAATTTTCGGAATTGTGAGTTCAAAACGATGTGTACAAAACTgtaaaattaactgaatttctttttttttccaggaGATCTGCTGCTGAATCCGCCAGTCATTACTTGATCGAGAAAGATTTTGGTGTACAAGATTCGCAAGACTTCTTGAAGAGTTACACTTTCCACAGCTGGGATTCCTACTACAAACACGCTCTCCAAACTATCGTCTCTGAAGAATCAGGAATGCCCACTTCTTTCTATCTCGCTTTCGAAGGTCGTGGAAATGGTCTCAAATACAAGTCTTTCACTTTTGAATCAGTCGTTTCTGATATACGAAACTTTGTTCAAGTCTTCCAGAAAAAGACTCACTGGTACAGGCAAGAACAGAAGAAACAACAATCAGCCCAACAATCAGAGCAGTCTACCTGGACTAGTTCAAACATCGCACGTCTCTTGAATTTGCAAACTGAGGAACTCGAACAACTTGAGGGTAGTATTTCATTACACTTGGGCGAATTGAAGAAACACTTCATATTCGACAATCACACCATCGAGAGCTTGCCAGAAGCTGTTGAACGACTCCTGTCTGACTTGGAGCATGGAAAGAAATTCGAATACACCAAAATGATCAACAATAAGGATGGAACAATAGCTTACCCTACTGAGATTGGTTTACCTTTCCTCATTAAGTACGATGTCCCAGTTTTAGTGAATGTTAAAGGAAACTTGAAAGCCAAATCTCAACCACACCTCGTTTCCAATGGGGAATTCACACTTccggaaaaaatggaaatggatGGAGAATTTAGAGTTACACTTTCAGCCAAACAGCAATTGAAATACGGCTTCTTCACACCATTCAATCACCAGCAATACTTCGCAGGACGTGATGACGATATGCAAGTATATTTGCCAATCAAGACTGAAGTAACTATTGATTTCAAAAACCAGAAACTCCACTTTGAAACTGAACCCCTCGAAACTGAAAGAGACATCGACATTTTCCAAATCACTACCACTCCATATATATGTAAGCAAGATATTTTGGACCTGGATGCTGAAGCAGAAAGAAAGAACGTACATATTATCAGAAAGAAATATCCAGAACACTGGGAAAAAGTTATTGGTGATAAATCTGTTGGAATGGCTTTCCGCGTCAAGTACGAAAGTGATGATGAGGTACCCACATTGAAAGGTGTGATTGAAGAATTGTTCGAAATCGATGCCCTTTACAGGCATTTCAAAATTCAGTACGTCCCTGAACTCTCTCGCAACAAGAAATTGACTACTGATTTCATATATAAAGAAGAGAACCAGAAGGATTGCGAAGAGCAGGATGGAAAAGCCATGCTTGAAAAAATGTCGAAACTCCCAAGCCAACAGGATCAACGTGTTTCTGAAATTGTGAAATACGCATCAGCTGGTATACAGAATTCTAGAATGCAGATGCTCGATACTAGAGTTCATTTCTCAGGGGACCAAAGCGTCGAATACACACTGACATTGTCCTATGCCAGGAACCAAGAGGATTCCAAATCACGCATGTTGGCATACGTTAAGAAACACTCGTCTAACAGCAGGCCATTTGCAGGGGctttatctgtgaaattcgacaTGGCACGCGTTACTGGACTCGATATGGATTACGTCTTGAACACTGACCTGAAATCATCTGTTTATATTGATGGAGCATTCTCTGAAAAACTCCCAACTGACAACCAATTTGAAATCCAGGCTAAACTAAAGAGGAGCAATGCTCGTAAGCAATATTTGATGGAACAACCCTTCTATCACAGGTGTCAAAGTGAAACTCAACAAGGAAACAAACAACTTTTGGCTTGTGCTAACATGACCCAAATGGCTGGTCTTCTCGATTCCATCTCCATCAAGATGAAATATCCAAAAATGAGTTCCAAGGACGTATACACCGTTTTGAGTACATACAACTCTATTGTATCCCAACATCAATTCGAAATTGAATCGAAACAACACAAACATAAGCAAGGAGAAATAAGCGTTGATGTACAATACTCTCCCGATTTGGAAAGAGCCAATATTTCTGTTTCTAGCAGAGATACTCAAGCTTAcatgaaaaataaggaaattgaCCCCTGGACAAGACCAATTGTTATTGCTCACCCGATCTTCAACGTATTCGACCGCGTAGCAGGAAAGATGTACGGTCTTCAAACATACAAACGTAAGTAGAATTCAGATTAGAATCTTTTCCCTGATAtctaattttcatattttatttctacaGCAATATGTTCTATGGATAATAGTGAGGCATACACTTTCGATGGCTCTGAATATTCTCTCACTTTGAATGACTACTGGACCGTCCTCATGCAATATGTTCCCCTACGTTCATCTGACGACTCTTACTCGTCGGTAGAGGAACAGCTGAAACACGAAATCGAAAACTTCGTTGTTCTCGCCAAACGTAGCAGCCAAGGATCTCACAACAAAGatgttaaaataattgtatCTACACCCCACACTCAAGGAAAAACAGTCGAAATCACTTTGAAACCAAAGAGTAGTGGTGAATACCCTCAAGTATTCGTAAACGGCAAACAGGTAACCGTTAGACAAAATGGCGATTCCGATACCTACTACAAACAAGTGACCATCCTTGGCCTGCCCAACGGAGAGGTTTACGTAAGGGTGCATGATGATTTCTATGTGATCTACGATGGAAGCCGTGTTAAAATTACTTCGCTTGGTATAAAATTGCGTAACAGAGTTCGCGGTCTCTGTGGAAACTTCAACAGTTTCAGCTCTGACGATTTCACCACTTCCAGCAACTGTGTCGTCCGCGACCCCAAAGAATTCATTGCCAGTTATACGGTATTGAAAGACGGAGAATACAGCCCAGAAGTAACTGAGTACAAGAAGAATACTCAGAAGAACAGATGTGTCCACAAAAAAGTTCCTCTTTACGTCAACTACATCAACAGTCAGGAAGAAAGCATGGATTCATCGCATCACCAATCGCAATCCGAACAATCCTGTATGAAGTACCAAACACGCTACGTTGTAGAAAATGGACAGATTTGCTTCACCATCAGGCCTCTGAATGTCTGCAGACCTGAATGTAccgaagaaaacaccgtctacaaGAGCGTTGATGTGCATTGTGTACAGAACAGGAATGTTGCTAccttatggaaatctcaaatagacAAGGGAGCAAGTCCTGAGTTCAGTCAGAAGCCCGTCACCAAGAGTGTTCAACTCCGAGTACCCCACTCCTGTAGATCAGCTTAATTTTTATGACCATAGATAGAAAATCGACGAACATCCCAAAAatgctaaaaaaataaataaaattttttattgcaatATCTTCTTTATTTAATTATTCTATCCTTGAACATTTTTCTGTTCGACTTCTTCGAACAGAT carries:
- the LOC123321756 gene encoding vitellogenin-like gives rise to the protein MVGFNMRSQYLICFLVGLALAQQNNPAWKGNTEYTYEVYGRSLASFNGISDDYTGIVLRAKLLVQPHGSDKLRCQVSQPEYAEIQTTLPEGWMSKLPEGKLSYRPLKMTDKPFEIVLKNGVVRDLIVEKEVPQWEANIIKSLVSQFQLDTKAENAVPSHFNVLPKHGSNNAVFKTVEDTVTGVTETSYDIHPMPEYILQSEPHLAPFPHLKGDGNIIEIIKNKNYTEGHKLPAYFANLGKAGKWRPTANQFGVLHRNSLSRAVITGTLQRFTIQYSETSNEIVIPLKHLTKGSVNSMMRIKLVNAEQQSSPLPTLSSPVHTGSLVYKYQKEEYNGRVSEGNTFEPSKYMEKMENSEYSQEYYQHKRHPRSLSKDIESSENSVESQEDWTVTKAKLNHYSYAPMLPLSIGYKGLSIRHAPGMQLVDKACSIAEKIASDLDKPQEMPKKQTLVRFITLTSILRIMDDQELKQAAQRLYTKETQGHKYNSWVVFRDSVAETGTGPAFMLIKYYIESDKIRGNEAAEVISTVGGAVRQPSEEYMRAFYELVKKQLVNQKDTSMLNETMLFTFSELVHDVYVNRNFSHRQYPTHIYGKFYTTAGRKFVQDEVIPYFTEQLKESITNGDSRKINAYIRALGQIGDRQIIYSYEPFLEGKVPCSQFQRLLMVLSLRQVARVHPKTVGAVLYKIYQNIGETTEMRVAAVYMLMHTSPSADMLQRIAKYTKIESNHRVCAAVKSAIKSAASLEGREFSELRSAAESASHYLIEKDFGVQDSQDFLKSYTFHSWDSYYKHALQTIVSEESGMPTSFYLAFEGRGNGLKYKSFTFESVVSDIRNFVQVFQKKTHWYRQEQKKQQSAQQSEQSTWTSSNIARLLNLQTEELEQLEGSISLHLGELKKHFIFDNHTIESLPEAVERLLSDLEHGKKFEYTKMINNKDGTIAYPTEIGLPFLIKYDVPVLVNVKGNLKAKSQPHLVSNGEFTLPEKMEMDGEFRVTLSAKQQLKYGFFTPFNHQQYFAGRDDDMQVYLPIKTEVTIDFKNQKLHFETEPLETERDIDIFQITTTPYICKQDILDLDAEAERKNVHIIRKKYPEHWEKVIGDKSVGMAFRVKYESDDEVPTLKGVIEELFEIDALYRHFKIQYVPELSRNKKLTTDFIYKEENQKDCEEQDGKAMLEKMSKLPSQQDQRVSEIVKYASAGIQNSRMQMLDTRVHFSGDQSVEYTLTLSYARNQEDSKSRMLAYVKKHSSNSRPFAGALSVKFDMARVTGLDMDYVLNTDLKSSVYIDGAFSEKLPTDNQFEIQAKLKRSNARKQYLMEQPFYHRCQSETQQGNKQLLACANMTQMAGLLDSISIKMKYPKMSSKDVYTVLSTYNSIVSQHQFEIESKQHKHKQGEISVDVQYSPDLERANISVSSRDTQAYMKNKEIDPWTRPIVIAHPIFNVFDRVAGKMYGLQTYKPICSMDNSEAYTFDGSEYSLTLNDYWTVLMQYVPLRSSDDSYSSVEEQLKHEIENFVVLAKRSSQGSHNKDVKIIVSTPHTQGKTVEITLKPKSSGEYPQVFVNGKQVTVRQNGDSDTYYKQVTILGLPNGEVYVRVHDDFYVIYDGSRVKITSLGIKLRNRVRGLCGNFNSFSSDDFTTSSNCVVRDPKEFIASYTVLKDGEYSPEVTEYKKNTQKNRCVHKKVPLYVNYINSQEESMDSSHHQSQSEQSCMKYQTRYVVENGQICFTIRPLNVCRPECTEENTVYKSVDVHCVQNRNVATLWKSQIDKGASPEFSQKPVTKSVQLRVPHSCRSA